In one Microbacterium invictum genomic region, the following are encoded:
- the argB gene encoding acetylglutamate kinase: MTDIQTTDPGEASAKAAVLIESLPWLRRFRDQVIVIKYGGNAMVSEELQDAFAADMAYLRYAGVKPVVVHGGGPQISSMLDRLEIPSEFKGGYRVTSTEAISVVRMVLTGQINPQLVGKINTHGPLATGLSGEDAGLFGGRRRGVTIDGIEHDLGRVGDVVEVDPQPVLDHLAAGRIPVVSSIAPDLDRPGASLNVNADAAASALAVALKAVKLVVLTDVPGLYADWPNRDSLVSHLTSSTLREMLPTLESGMIPKMQACLEAVEGGVETAAIIDGRVPHSVLVEIFTSNGIGTEVVRG, translated from the coding sequence ATGACCGACATCCAGACGACCGATCCCGGGGAGGCGAGCGCGAAGGCCGCCGTCCTCATCGAGTCGCTGCCGTGGCTGCGGCGATTCCGAGACCAGGTGATCGTCATCAAGTACGGCGGCAACGCCATGGTCAGCGAAGAGCTGCAAGACGCGTTCGCCGCAGACATGGCCTACCTCCGCTACGCGGGCGTGAAGCCCGTCGTCGTGCACGGGGGTGGGCCGCAGATCTCCTCGATGCTCGACCGGCTCGAGATCCCGAGCGAGTTCAAGGGCGGCTACCGGGTCACCTCCACCGAGGCGATCTCGGTCGTGCGGATGGTGCTCACCGGCCAGATCAATCCCCAGCTGGTGGGCAAGATCAACACGCACGGGCCCTTGGCGACCGGCTTGAGCGGTGAAGACGCCGGGCTCTTCGGCGGGCGCCGTCGCGGGGTCACCATCGACGGCATCGAGCACGACCTGGGCCGGGTGGGCGACGTCGTCGAGGTCGACCCGCAGCCGGTGCTCGACCACCTCGCCGCCGGACGCATCCCCGTCGTCTCCAGCATCGCCCCCGACCTCGATCGGCCGGGCGCATCGTTGAACGTCAACGCCGACGCCGCAGCGTCCGCGCTCGCGGTGGCGCTGAAAGCGGTGAAGCTCGTGGTCCTCACCGACGTGCCGGGCCTGTACGCCGACTGGCCGAACCGCGATTCCCTCGTCTCGCACCTGACGTCCTCGACGCTGCGCGAGATGCTCCCGACGCTCGAGTCGGGCATGATCCCCAAGATGCAGGCATGCCTCGAGGCGGTCGAGGGCGGCGTCGAGACGGCGGCGATCATCGACGGGCGAGTACCGCACTCGGTGCTCGTGGAGATCTTCACCAGCAACGGAATCGGAACAGAGGTGGTGCGAGGATGA
- the argJ gene encoding bifunctional glutamate N-acetyltransferase/amino-acid acetyltransferase ArgJ, which translates to MNIDDDRPHGFASRGVTAPKGFEAAGVVAGLKSTGKPDVAVVVNRGPLKVGAAVFTSNRAKANPILWSEQVIRDGVVEAIVLNSGGANCFTGAFGFQTTHETAEKAAELLGVGAGDILICSTGLIGVGDEVFRQKVLDGTERAIASLASDGGDAASEAIMTTDSRPKRAVEASHGWTIGGMAKGAGMLAPGLATMLVVVTTDAVLTAEEADAHLRAATRVTFDRLDSDGCMSTNDQVTLMVSGASGVAPDPDEFRRRLTAVCDDLAGQLQADAEGASHDISIQVQNAASEDDAVVVGRSVARNNLFKAAIFGNDPNWGRVLAAIGTTDAAFDPYDVDVWMNGVRVCTQGGPDRPREEVDLTPRATVVRIDLKAGDAHALIRTNDLTHDYVHENSAYSS; encoded by the coding sequence GTGAACATCGACGACGACCGGCCTCACGGCTTCGCCTCCCGCGGTGTCACCGCGCCGAAGGGCTTCGAGGCGGCCGGCGTCGTCGCGGGACTGAAGTCGACCGGCAAGCCCGATGTCGCCGTCGTTGTCAACCGCGGTCCGCTCAAAGTCGGCGCCGCGGTCTTCACGAGCAACCGGGCCAAGGCCAACCCCATCCTGTGGTCGGAGCAGGTGATCCGGGACGGCGTCGTCGAGGCGATCGTGCTCAACTCCGGAGGGGCCAACTGCTTCACGGGGGCGTTCGGCTTCCAGACCACCCACGAGACCGCCGAGAAGGCCGCCGAACTGCTCGGCGTCGGCGCCGGCGACATCCTCATCTGCTCCACCGGTCTCATCGGCGTCGGCGACGAGGTGTTCCGGCAGAAGGTGCTCGACGGGACCGAACGGGCGATCGCCTCGCTCGCCTCAGACGGCGGCGACGCCGCATCCGAAGCGATCATGACGACCGACTCCCGGCCCAAGCGGGCCGTCGAAGCCAGCCACGGATGGACGATCGGCGGAATGGCCAAGGGAGCCGGGATGCTGGCGCCCGGCCTTGCGACGATGCTCGTCGTCGTCACCACTGACGCCGTCCTCACCGCCGAGGAGGCCGACGCGCATCTGCGCGCCGCGACCCGGGTCACCTTCGACCGCCTGGACTCCGACGGCTGCATGTCGACCAACGACCAGGTCACCCTCATGGTCAGCGGCGCGTCCGGCGTCGCGCCCGACCCCGACGAGTTCCGGCGCCGGCTGACCGCGGTGTGCGACGACCTCGCCGGTCAGCTCCAGGCCGACGCCGAAGGGGCCAGCCACGACATCAGCATCCAGGTCCAGAACGCGGCATCCGAAGACGACGCGGTCGTGGTCGGGCGCTCGGTCGCCCGCAACAACCTCTTCAAGGCCGCGATCTTCGGCAACGACCCGAACTGGGGGCGGGTGCTCGCGGCGATCGGCACGACCGACGCGGCCTTCGACCCCTATGACGTCGACGTCTGGATGAACGGCGTGCGGGTGTGCACGCAGGGCGGTCCGGACCGCCCGCGCGAGGAGGTCGACCTGACTCCACGCGCCACGGTGGTCCGCATCGACCTGAAGGCGGGCGACGCTCACGCGCTCATCCGCACCAACGACCTCACCCACGACTACGTCCACGAGAACAGCGCGTACTCCTCATGA
- the argC gene encoding N-acetyl-gamma-glutamyl-phosphate reductase encodes MTYSVAVSGASGYAGGEILRILAAHPDVEIRTVTAHSNAGQKLIEHQPHLRSLAHLTLQETTPEVLSGHDIVFLALPHGQSGQYTDALRETPLVIDAGADHRLESVGEWDRFYGGVFHEPWTYGVPELLVGAGTQRDLLRGATRIAAPGCNASTVSLSLAPGVAAGVIDPGDIVTVLAVGPSGAGKSLKPHLLGSEILGTANPYAVGGTHRHIPEIRQALAGAAPDATAAIRISFTPVIVPMARGILATSTAPIASGASDDDIRAAWERAYGEETFVQLLPAGHFPRTADVLGANTALMGLAIDRDANRVVVVTAVDNLVKGTAGAAVQSMNIALGLPEGRALTVNGVAP; translated from the coding sequence ATGACATATTCGGTCGCCGTCTCCGGCGCATCCGGCTATGCGGGCGGCGAGATCCTCCGGATCCTCGCCGCACATCCCGACGTCGAGATCCGCACGGTCACCGCGCACTCCAACGCCGGACAGAAGCTCATCGAGCACCAGCCCCATCTGCGTTCGCTGGCGCACCTGACGCTCCAGGAGACTACCCCCGAGGTGCTCTCCGGTCACGACATCGTCTTCCTCGCCCTCCCGCACGGACAGTCGGGGCAGTACACCGACGCGCTGCGCGAGACGCCGCTCGTGATCGACGCCGGTGCGGATCACCGGCTGGAGTCGGTGGGGGAGTGGGATCGCTTCTACGGCGGCGTGTTCCACGAGCCGTGGACCTACGGGGTGCCCGAGCTCCTCGTCGGTGCGGGCACGCAGCGTGACCTGCTGCGCGGGGCGACGCGAATCGCGGCGCCCGGATGCAACGCCTCCACGGTGAGCCTCAGCCTCGCGCCGGGCGTCGCCGCGGGTGTCATCGACCCGGGCGACATCGTCACCGTGCTCGCGGTCGGGCCCTCAGGCGCCGGCAAGAGCCTCAAGCCGCATCTCCTCGGCAGCGAGATCCTCGGCACCGCCAATCCCTACGCGGTCGGCGGCACCCATCGCCACATCCCCGAGATCCGACAGGCGCTCGCCGGGGCGGCGCCTGACGCCACAGCCGCCATCCGGATCTCGTTCACCCCCGTGATCGTGCCGATGGCGCGTGGAATTCTCGCCACCTCGACCGCTCCCATCGCTTCCGGGGCGAGCGACGACGACATCCGGGCGGCGTGGGAGCGGGCGTACGGAGAAGAGACCTTCGTGCAGCTCCTCCCGGCGGGGCACTTCCCCCGCACGGCCGACGTCCTCGGGGCCAACACCGCGCTGATGGGGCTCGCGATCGACCGCGATGCGAACCGGGTGGTCGTCGTCACCGCGGTCGACAACCTCGTCAAAGGCACCGCGGGCGCCGCCGTGCAGTCCATGAACATCGCGCTCGGACTCCCCGAGGGTCGGGCGCTCACCGTCAACGGAGTGGCCCCGTGA